The region ACATAACAAACTTGTTTATTGATaactttgaatttttatatattgtgaATCATTAACTTTGTATGTAGATTTTGGTCAACAGCAACTATTACTAATAAATAGTTCTATACCATCCAAGATTTGATGATGCTCTAGCAAAGTCTCAGGATGAAATCTTAAAACAACTAGCAAAACCAAAATTTATGTAGGATAAAGAGTTAACCTGCGACAGAGACGGTTCAACAACTGAACGATCATCCCTTTTCTGCCTTAAAGCTTCGCGTGCTCTAATGGCTTGTATCCAAAATTCATTGCCAACGTGATCTTTCCACTTGGAAGGCTCCAATATCGCCCCTGCTGAAGGATCATCCAGACATTTAGCAACCTGGATTACCCAATTCAACATTCCTGATAAAGATTCTCTCTTTCTTTTACGAGTAGTAAATTCTTTCTGAGGAAAAGGTGGACCGAAATCATTTCTACATACTCTTTCTTTTTCCTCGTAATCACCAAACATTTGCAATCTACATTTCAACCGGTTAGCAGCATCAATACCAATGAACTGGTCATGTTTTACATATTCCAATAGAGCCACTCTATTTACCACCACTTTTGGACGAACCCCATTAGTAAACAAACCCCTAAACTCCTCTTCATGCTCTAATGACAAGAAGCCAAAATTCCCAACATCCGAACCTTCTCTATTTCTCTTCTTCAACCATTTTTCAAGCTCATGCAAATACTTGGCATAAATCAATTTAACCGAAGCTGAAACCTCAAGATCCAACCCTAATTCTTTCACCACAAAAGCCCATAGTCCCTTTTTCGACACAAACTCATATCCACCAATCTCCCTAACTACAAGGAAAAGCTTGAGTAAATCTGGTGATTGCATATCATTCCCCAGCATTGGTGGCATAGGCCTGATAAAACCCTTACCAGTAACTTCTTTTAAATAACCAGAAAGAACCAGATCAAACAAGCATCTCAATCTATCTTTATGATCACAAAACTCTTCAACACTATCCTTCGTTACATGACTTACACAATCTAAACCAGACCCATTTGTTAAACTTGACCATCCTGCCATGGAAGTtagaatttcttttcctttccctttctaAAACAAAAAGGGTTTTTTCTTTATACTCTTTTTAAATGGCTGATGAAAGATGAATCCAagcaaaaacaaagaaataacaaAAGAAGATGAAATCTGTAAGTGGGCATAAATAAGATCCTTTTGCCCCTTTGTCTACGAAGTTATATTACCTCGTGGGTTTTTGTATTTGTTGACTATCTTTGCTTTTTAGAAGCCGCCCAATACAATTTACAGGATCCCAGAGAAAGTAGAGATGCAATGTATCATTAAGACAAAAATGATTGAAGAACAGGGATTTTTAAGGTTCGGATTATCAAATTTCGGTATACTTAGGGTTAAGTAAAAGAAATTAGGTCAATTTTAAATATCTTCTACCTTTCtaagtttataatatattatatattatctaaTGAGTAAGCTACAATCAATATCACTAAATTACTattaagtttacgttttggttagttaattttaaaaaattataaaataattatttaattattgaaagtttacatttaagtcattaaactattcgaaaattttcatttaaaccaCCGGGATATTaagtttttttagaaaaaagttTGGCTTACAAGCTCCAAGCGACGATTTAACAATTGGTACGGTGGATCAGTATCTATCAACGAGTAGAAAAATATACCTTAGATCCATTTCGATCTGACGACTAATGTCgaagatcaaagaagaaaatgGTTTGGATTTTGGTTCACAGATTCATaacatttaaactattttaagaaaaaatgaaCAGTAGAAGAAAAGGAGGAGAGCTTTTGATTGTTGCAAGCAATATGAATAAAGAAAGCCAACCAAGAGCTATTTTAACATCCTATtgtcttaaataaaaactttcaaatagttcagtgattattttgtaacttttttaggtTGAGCGAAAAAaccgtaaacttactaatagtttagtgactttggATGTAGTTTATccttatgtaatttataacacataaaaattaaatgggTAAACTATAGTAGAGGTGACtcaattatgttttttttgtcacctaactatgaaaagttacaaaatagtcattcacctatttttttgtattttttttgtcacCAATTGGCTAACGTAAAAAtggaaacacccaaaaatctaaGTTAATTcgatgaccaaaaaagaaaaaaatttatagttGGGTAACTGCTAATGTAGTTTGCCCAGATTAAATTTATAacttcacaaaaacataaatctATAGTAGTATATAATGCTATAatgtaaacatattaaaaaaattaaattgcctatatatatacttttaataaatggaaaatatataaaattattaactattaaattaaaatataatatttttcaaaaattttaaaaaaataatatgagtgaatttaaaaataaatttaagttaaCCATTTACAAATATAAGCGAGTTTGGGTatacaattttaatttataaatatagatatatatatttttatagaagaaaagaAAGCATCATAATGCCttatttcaatttggtcttaCAATGTCATCTCCTA is a window of Gossypium hirsutum isolate 1008001.06 chromosome D08, Gossypium_hirsutum_v2.1, whole genome shotgun sequence DNA encoding:
- the LOC107941523 gene encoding AT-rich interactive domain-containing protein 2 yields the protein MAGWSSLTNGSGLDCVSHVTKDSVEEFCDHKDRLRCLFDLVLSGYLKEVTGKGFIRPMPPMLGNDMQSPDLLKLFLVVREIGGYEFVSKKGLWAFVVKELGLDLEVSASVKLIYAKYLHELEKWLKKRNREGSDVGNFGFLSLEHEEEFRGLFTNGVRPKVVVNRVALLEYVKHDQFIGIDAANRLKCRLQMFGDYEEKERVCRNDFGPPFPQKEFTTRKRKRESLSGMLNWVIQVAKCLDDPSAGAILEPSKWKDHVGNEFWIQAIRAREALRQKRDDRSVVEPSLSQKNRKMHPSMFDDTSLHYQFMERLRSCSCCISASTLENNLMCLNSTKSECGPEEQPVVAMDLSSLDTSMAAESSVDDSFRRQVFVGPRFQAEVPEWSGIVSDTDSKWLGTLEWPVKCEEHNSLAVTDQIGKGRPNSCSCQIPGSVECIRLHIAEKRMKLKLELGSVFYRWKFDGMGEEVTLRWTAEEEKRFKYMVQFEPPSLNTFWPSASKFFPGKTRQDVGSYYFNVFLIRRRSYQNRVTPKSIDSDDDETEFGCISGSLGSEAVKVPGSNMLTCFQNSQCINWE